A region of the Kribbella sp. NBC_01245 genome:
ACCCGCAACCCGTTCATGCCACCGCCGCCCGCTCGGCGATCTCGACGATGTTCATCAGCAGCATCGCCCGGGTCATCGGGCCGACGCCGCCGGTCGCGGGACTCACCAAGCCGGCCACCGCGTCGACCTCGGGATGGACGTCGCCCAGGATGCCTTCGATCGTGCGGGTGACACCGACCGACAGCACGGTCGCCCCGGGGCTGATCCAGTCCGGCTTGACCAGATGGGCCACCCCGGCGGCCGCGACGACCACCTCCGAAGCCCGCGTGTGCGCGGCGATGTCAACGGTCGCCTCGTGGCACAACGTGACCGTCGCGTGTTCGCTCGGACGCGTCAGCATCAGCCCGAGCGGCCGGCCGACGGTCAGCCCGCAGCCGATCACGCAGAACCGCTGCCCGGTGATCTCCACGTCGTGCCGGCGGAGCAACTCGATGATTCCGCGCGGCGTGCAGGGCAGCGGGCCGGGAATGCCGAGCACCAGCTTGCCGAGGTTGGTCGGATGCAGGCCGTCGGCGTCCTTCGCAGGGTCGATCAACTGCAGGACCCGATGCATGTCGACGTGCGGCGGCAACGGGAGTTGCACGATGAACCCGGTGCACGCCGGGTCGTGGTTGAGCCGCCGTACCGCCGCCTCGATGTCTTCCTGGGTAGCGGTGGCCGGCAGTTCGACCCGGATCGACTCGATTCCGACCTCGGCACAGTCACGGTGCTTGCCGGCGACGTAGGAGTGGCTGCCCGGGTCGTCGCCGACCAGGATCGTGCCGAGACCAGACCGGATCCCCTGCCTGCGTAGGACTTCGACGCGGACCGCCAGCTGCGCCTTCAGCTCACCGGCGACCGCCCGTCCGTCAATCCTCGTTGCGATAGCCACCGGCACGCCTTTCCGAGACTCGTTGGGGGAACACGGAGGTTCAGACCGGTACGGCGGCATTGAGCCGCCGCCGCCATCGGCCGAACAGACGTGGCTGGTTCATGCCGAGGACACCGACGGGGATCTCGCCGCGGCGGTACACGGCCAGCAGGTCGCGGCCCTCCGCCGTACCGTCCTCGACCGTGACCGAGTCGGCTTCGGCAGCATGCCCGGCGAACTGGATCCGGACGTCGTACTGGTCGGACCAGAAGTAGGGAACGGCCGCCTGGCGTGGGTTGTCGCCGCCGAGGAGAGCGGCGACCGCGATGGCCGGTCGCTCCATCGCGCCGGTCCAGTGCTCGACCCGGTGGCTGCGGCCGAGCCGCTGGTCGTACCAGGCAGCGCAGTCGCCGACCGCCATCACGGTGGGAACGCTGGTACGACCCTGGTGGTCACACTCGACCCCGTTGCCCAGGGCAACGCCAGAGCGGATCAGCCATTCGACATTGGGGATCGCGCCGATGCCGACCACCACCACGTCGGCGGGCAGCACGGTGCCGTCGGCGAGTTCGACGGCCTCGACTCGCTCGGCACCGACGAGCCCTCGGACCCCGACGC
Encoded here:
- a CDS encoding bifunctional methylenetetrahydrofolate dehydrogenase/methenyltetrahydrofolate cyclohydrolase; the protein is MAIATRIDGRAVAGELKAQLAVRVEVLRRQGIRSGLGTILVGDDPGSHSYVAGKHRDCAEVGIESIRVELPATATQEDIEAAVRRLNHDPACTGFIVQLPLPPHVDMHRVLQLIDPAKDADGLHPTNLGKLVLGIPGPLPCTPRGIIELLRRHDVEITGQRFCVIGCGLTVGRPLGLMLTRPSEHATVTLCHEATVDIAAHTRASEVVVAAAGVAHLVKPDWISPGATVLSVGVTRTIEGILGDVHPEVDAVAGLVSPATGGVGPMTRAMLLMNIVEIAERAAVA